A stretch of DNA from Cryptomeria japonica chromosome 4, Sugi_1.0, whole genome shotgun sequence:
CAAACTTCTCTCAACCTATTGGCATTGTTCCTCGGGCTTATATCATGCCAAAGAAATCTTCCAACCACCCCCCAACATGTATATTCAACCAGCTAACTGTTGGgcaaccaaaaatgcaaaaacttaacaaagttgctcatgacaacattgCAACTTTTGACCATTATGACAATTTGGCTCTCGCCTTCACACGGGAAGGGAAAGAATGAACACACAACATATCTAAGACTCCTAAACaccaaaaacacaaataaaatgccCATATAAGGCTTTGGACCAAGTTTACACATCTTGGAGCCTTATATCACCATGGATCAACACACATTGTACCACAAAATATCACCATGGATCAACACACATCCTAATGATGCAAACTTGTATCCTCGTGCCCTTGCACCATGCATCAATTGACAAAGTTGGTGAGCATAAATAAGCAGTACAATGAGTCTACAAGAATTGTGGTCCCCAGTAGTCTCTCGAACAATTATTGGAGTCTTTTTTTTCTCTTACAACATCTTCAACAAGTGGATGAATGTTGAAAATCTATCTCAACTTTGCATCCtaatatttcttatttaaatatttattgtatatatttattaatttttcttgCATGGTAATTAAGTTGTCGCACTTTGAGGTAGAACTTTTGATCATGTGTAAAATGTTTTGTCATGTGTGCAAGAGGTTGTAAGACTATCTAATGCCACTATTATGTTGTAAAATGTGGTGGTTACTTATGGTAGATTATATAGTGCATGTAAGATTGTTATTACGAATATATGGAGTTATGTAATAAACTTGACTTTCAACTAAATCTATGATGTATGTTATGATGCATCATAAGGCATCATTAAATAGGGATATGATGTATGTTATGATGCCTTTATTATTGTAATTAGATTGATATTGTCCATACATTGGTTCAAGATTTGCAGTTTGGACATAGCATGATTATAGGGAGTTGTGTAGTAGACTTAACTTTTGGTTAGCTTTATGATGCATCATAATACATATTTAAACAAGGATACTAGAGCCAAAATGGAGTGTCCAAGTTGGTGACTTAGTTATAATAAATTTTAACAATGTCAGAGAATCTTCTAGTATTAGAATGTTGAATCATCATGAGACTTGGGCATTGGAATTCCACATAAGAATTCGGGTGCTATTTTTGGAAGTATATTttcattaaataaaaatttaatatatttaataatattttatgttAAAATCAAACTCTCTAATAAATACAAATTCAAAGACATCATTTACatatattttatcaaaattgatattttaaatatataaaaaactattttttagaGATTGAATATCATaatactttttttattttatttttcccccaacttttattattttatccttcacttttatttaaatattaattttacaaTTACAATGACACAAACATTTTATTATGAACATATAACCTAAACAAATTTATTTGTTCTAGTATTtattcaaaataattttattttattagatATCTTAAATGAATGCATCTTATTATATTATTTCCAACCACTGAATTTGCTTATAACAATAAATTTTCATATGATATATAGGTATTCGACAATTACACATAGATTAGCAgaaaaatgttattaaaaaaagATTATTCCTTTTGatgaagttaatacaaatgacttcaAAGAATACAACCAACAAGAATTTGCTTCATTGATTTACACCAAAAAACTTGTTTGCCCTAATCTGGAACACTCCAAAGTTCATTATTCCTTTTGatgaagttaatacaaatgacttcaAAGAATACAACCAACAAGAATTTGCTTCATTGATTTACGCCAAAAAACTTGTTTGCCCTAATCTGGAACACTCCAAAGTTCAGATTCACTCTTTCTCACTTGCAAGCCGAGATTGAAAACATGTCCGATTATTTCTCCGAGGGCAGGGAAAAATAATTAGCCAGGAGCCCGACAGCATTGATCAGCAGGACGGAAGATCTTTGGGAGGCGGAGGAAGAGATTGAGATTTCCCATTTCCATTGAGAACAACCCACGCCATCTTCAATCCCCAGCTCGTGTGGGCCTCCAAATGACAGTGCATGAACCACACTCCTGTACTCTCCCAATATCAGTCAAATATATTTACACCGAAACGACAAAGAACAATGAATCGAACAATTCATTACATACCTGGATTATCAGCTTTAAAACGAAGAGCCACCCACCCACCGCTAGGAACACCTACTGTATTCCTTTCAGGAGGATCCACCAGATTGAATTTAGAGGGATCTGAGGAGGCATTATAGTTGCCCACGCCCTGCCCCACGATGAAGAAATTGAAGCCATGGAGATGCAGCGGGTGGCTCTCGGGACCCACAATACTGGTGTCTTGCAGCACAAGCTCTACTCTCGTGTTGAATGGAATCGTCTTCACCCTCGTGTCGAAAAGAGTGCGTGTGTTATTCGGAGGCGTGCCAGTGAAATTGAAAAGGAAGGGTGGATTGTCGGGGAAGGTGCGGTTGTAAACTCCCTTAGAGCGGCCAAAGAAGTGGGCTTGAAGAAGAGCCGTGGTGGGCATCACGAACGAGATGTTGTTGATGGAGGCTCCGAACATGGTGCCGTTGGGACCTTGGCAAGTCTGGCCTGTAGTGCAAGGGTTTAGTCCCAGCCCAATTGTGAATAGGAATCGCCTGTCCACAGTTTGAGGAACTGGCGGAGGGGTCAAGCTTCTCATCTTCTTGCTGAAGTTGGTGGCAAATGAGGTGTCATTCAGGGCTGGAAGGACGGGTTTTATCAGTGGGAACTTGCCAGCTGTGGAATTGGGGAAAGCGTACTCCAAAATGCCGGCCACTGTGGAGTTGTCAAAAGTGCCACTGCCTGTAACGTATGGGCGGGCATACATGAGAAATCTGGCTGTGGGTGGCTGAGATCTGGTCGTTAACAATACGTTGGTGGTCTGGCCGGGTGAAATGAGAATGGTATTGCTTTGGAAGGGCTTTACATACACGGCATCTGTTTCCACTACGGTCATTGTGTGATTGGCGATTGAAAAGAAGAGTTCATCATTCAGAGCAGCGTTGATTATGCGCAGAAGGTATGTTTTTCCTGGGATGACTTTCAGCTTGAATGTATCTGCATTGTATCACCTCAGAGGAAATAAATTCATGACTACTATCCATGATTGATCTTCATGACAGAGGacccaaatcaaaatcaaataatcaatctaTTACTTCATAGTGATATTGAGATGCTTTCGTTGGGTATATGAGTTTACCTTTAGCAGAGCAGTTATACAGGGGTCCAGGCATGCCGTTTATGGTATAGGCATCGGATACATTAGGCCCTCCTCCATTTTGCATGGCCTGGTTGATAACAGTCTCCGTGTCTGCATTCCACCATTCTCCTGCACCCACCAACATTGGTTTTTCTTTATTTCAAGTTACGCTGTATATTATACAATATGTGAATGATAATGATAGAGAAAGTTCTTAATAAGTTACCGAAAATAATGGGGACTTCCTGGTGTGGCTTGGGAAACGGGTAAGAGGCATTCTTTTTGGGATAGATAATAATGGGTCCATACAAACTGGAACGCAGCCATGAAATGTGGGCATGCCACCACAGTGTTCCTCTCTGCCCTGTGATTGTGAATTTGTACTTGTAACTCTGCCCATTCTGAACGGGGCATTGGGTTATATATGCAGGACCGTCTGCCCATCCGGATCTCAGCTGGCGGATTCCATGCCTAAAAAGGATAAAGAGAAATTCAGCTTCTTGCAAAATTATATATTCAATGCAAATCAAATTAAGGAATGAAATGGGTATTTGCAAAATAATTCTACTTGCTGGCCACCTTTTCAACATACCAATGAATCGAGACGTTGTTGGAAATGTGATTTTTTACTTTGATAATTACACGATCACCTTCGCGAGCAACTATTGCAGGCCCAGGGAACTGGCCATTCACAGTGATGAGGCTCTTCGTATGGCAAAGACGAGTCACATTCTTCAGTTTTATCTGCACACAGCAAACAAAAATATACTTAGCAAACTTAACCCAAACATTCAAAGATCTCAAGATAGAGTTAATAAATACTGCTATAATCTAATTGCATGAAGAAAATGTTTGCAAGGATACAAAACCTACATCGAATTTGTAGTGCCGAATGAGCCGCGAATGCTTCCCAGAAGCAGAATGAGTCAGAAATAGTACGAATACCAAAACTGGCAAAAGAAGGCCATTCAAAGTGGCTGCCATTGCACTTTACTCTGAGCTTTCCAGAAAATAAGAGCAAGAGGAAGTGATGAGGTTAAGTGCAAGGAGCATCTACGAGATACTTATCATCATCTACTGTCACCAGATACAAGTAGTCTGTTGCGCGGTCGTGTTACATTCAGGTAGTTCGGTAAGCAATACAAATATATTACTATTCCATTAAACCCCATTTCTATTTGCCGTTCTTGTACTTCACTGTACTGTTGCCGACTTCGAACTCCGGAAGAAATGGAGATATGGCAGCTGTGAACACCGCGAAAGTAAGTAATTTGGAACATTTTGCAAAAAGCCAACGAGACACCAACTTGATGAGTACATCCATCTCCGTGAGCATTTATTGGTGCACCAACTAATCTCACATTTTTTGAAGGCTTGAACCGCAAGAATCATGAAATTGTAGTTACAACCAGTGTTAGAGATTTTGCTATTACGCCACATCTAGGTTGATTTTGTGGTTTGAAAGCGCTACTGCTGCAGTTAGAAttattagaaagtgatgaagcaaTAATGGTCCTGTCCACGGCTTGTTCGCATGTCACATGAGGTTGACTGTGTAGTACTAGTCATCTCGCATTATGTAGAACATGATAAATAATTTTTATCTAAGAGTCGTACATATCATAAGTAAAGTACTGCAGTTCAGCAACATTCATTGAtagaaaattttcaattttcatgCGTGCGGTGAGGTTTAATTGTCAGTGAAAGCATATGACTTGCTAAACACCTTAAGTTAAAGGGAAGTTTAATAGCTGTCCTATTCTGAAATATGTCTGCAGTAAGTCCACgcatcttctttttgtttttttatagGGTGGACAGTCATACACGGCGGGGAGAGTTTGTTCCCCTTGACATCGAAGGGGGTCATTTGTCCCGAGCAGGACTTATTTGAGGCTATAGAGGGCTTGCTTCTCAAAATCTTGTGGTTGTTCCATAAATTTTTTCTTCTAAGTACTCATTCAAGAAGGTTCATTTATTTTGGGCTACTAGGGAAATCAACATTCTAATAGTTTCTTGTTATACTACGGGTGAAAATGTTTCTTCTTAATTTATGTCATACTTTTGAGTGAAGCCTTTGACAACTAATCTTACTTTGTGTTTTTCGACACTCCCATCATTATGTTACTTAGTCTTGTAAACCCATTTAGTGTTAATATTTTTCTTATCATGTGGAAGATTTGTAAGCTCCCAAGTACCATTTTTGTTAATAGAATCCATCTCTTGTTGCATTGCTTTCACCTAAACTTTGTTAGTACATGCATCCTCAAAACGTGATGATTCAAAATCAGCTTGTGAAAATAATACAAAATGTACTATCTCACCTCTAGGATTCTCTTCATGTGCGTGAAATGCACATATTTCATAAATATCAATTAACCTTCTTAGCTTCCTAATAAGACTTGGGCTTGATGTTGGCCTTGCACTTGAAATTAAGGAACTAGATTAAGTGTTGTTTGGTGGATATGTAGCACTTGGAATTAATGTTTTAATTGGTTTTTCATGATAAATATCAATAATAATACCACCATTCAAACTAGATTTTGACTTCTGTACATGGTATTCTTTATTATCGTAAAcccccccttcatcaaaaatcacatctttgATATAGCAATGTTGTTAGTGCAATGGTTATACAACTATACCAAacaaaaatacatgactcacttttGGGATCCAACTATTTCTTGCTCTGATCAACTACATGTACACACGCtaaacaaccaaaaactctaaaattagTAACATTAGAATTTTTGGCATACCAGTCTTCATAAGGAGTCATCATGTTAAGTGCTCTAGTAGGCCTCCAAATGAGAATGTACATTGTTGTACCAATTGCATTACCCCAAacaaattatttaatcatttattttgtAACATACTCCTTGTTGTTTTCACCGCTATATGATTTTTTGCCttaactaccccattttgttgaggtgtgtaagAAATGGTGAGTTGTCTTTTTATGCCATGCAAATCAAAATAACTCTTAAAATCTCTTCAGAAGATTTCTCCTCCATGATCaatccttaaacatttaattctaaAACCCTTTTTTCATTTTCGACAAGGGCTTTGAACCTTGTAAATGTATCAAAATCTTAATGCTTGgtcttcaaaaaataaacccaatagttttgtgagtaatcatcaatgaaagtAATAAAATATCGAGGCTTACCCTAACTCTTTATTTGTATAGGACCACAAATATAGACTAAGTGAATCAATTAAAGTGGGAAATGGGCGAGCTCCATGCATTGCCTTTAGAGATTGATTCTCTTGCATGTTTTCTTTTAGCGCTCAGTTCTCGAGGTTCTATGTGTTCTTGAACCTTAGGCAACCCATAAACCCAATATTTTGATGTAAAAAACTTCAAGCTATGAAAATTCAAATGTCTGTACCTgagatgccacaaccaacttttgtCCTCATATGCTATATTGGCAAGATGGTTGCCATGTTTACCAAATTTCAATGGGAACATCCTATTCTTTGACATAGGCACACTGTAACCACACAATTGCcttgttttttattataaattatacATTTTATGGTTTTCAAACACAAACTTATAATTATTTTCACACAACTATCAAGCACTTAATAAATTATGCTTTAATTGTAgcgtaaaataaaaaaatttgaacacTTTTATACTTTCCTCTGTTGCAACCTCCAATGATTTGTCATCATTAAGCATAATCTTTGACTTAAATATTTCATCGATTTTAGAAAAAAGCTCTTTATTCCTATACATGTGGTTAGAACACCTAAATCTAAACATTAGACATCTCTGACACCTTATAGAAGAGTTGTTGGGAGTTTGATATTTCTAACTCACTCTAGGCCTAATATTGCCTATATTATCTTTCTtttttcaaggtatatgacaaaacCTTCTAAATTACATATGAATGCTGCCAAAATAATTTTGAAGTATGTGAAAGGAACTCTAAATTTTGGCATTTATTACTACAATTCTAAAGGATTTAATCCATTTGGTTCTAGTGATGCTAATCGAGGAGGTAGTGTAGATGATAAAAAAATCTACTTATAATTATTGctattcttttggtttggatttggTTTCTTGGAGTTCAAAGAAGCAAAGCATAGTTTCCCTTTCTTCCACAGAGGTAGAATATGTTGCAATCACCTCTACAAGTACTCAAACATTATGGCTAAGAAATTTTATTAAAGAGATTAGAGAAAAACAACTTCAACCTAAATTGATATTTTGTGATAATATGAGCACAATAAAACTAGCTAGAAATCTAATGCATTATAGAATAACTAAACACTTTGATCTAAAATATCATTTTATCAAAGATTTGGTGGAAAAGAAAGAAGTAGAACTCAAATATATTAAGACTACCGAACAAACTACATAGACATTTTAACTAAGGCAGTTGCATAGGCTTAGTTTTTTATGCTTCAAGCTCGTATTGTGAGTAATATCTGCATCAACATCAAATTCTCTAATTTTACCTATAAAAAATTATCCTCCTACAGTTTCTAATTTGCTTCGTAGTTCTTTTGTTTAGCATGTTTCTTGTTTAGCAGTTTTACAAAACTCTCTCCAATGTGATTTAATGGATGTATTGCAAAAAACTCTATTTTTAGTCTCTTTCCTTTTCTTTAGTTTTGTTAACTATTAAGGCCTCAAACTCAAGAGAGTCATTTTTTATGCTCTACAAAGAAATAGATATATAACTATTTTTTGTTAATTAAGTGAGGGAAGGGCTACCAACCTTATAGATCAAAATAAAAAACCATCAATATGATAGGATTGGAGAGAAAGCCAACAAACCATGTAAACGTAGCAAAGTAGCAACCTATACATACAAAAAACCAATTTGTGTGAAATAATATAcaatgatttttaaatttttgtgaCCAAAAGTAGCTTTGTTGTAactgtgttttttttttcattttgttttctaaTAAATATTTTTTCATCATCTTCCTCTGGGTTTGTTTCAAAAACCTTTAGTGATATCAAGATTTCCATAGAGTTGTCCATGAGAAATAAGGAATTCCTTTAAGGATGTCTTTACAAACTTAATAACAAAAAATAAGGAGGTCTCCTCTTCACATGGTTTGTCACCTAGACCTACCTACCTTCATGTATTTATCTGGGTGTTAAAACTATGACGACACTATGGTAGATTGCACTTTGATGAAAAAAACTAATCCTATTTTGATCTATGAGCCCTTCAAAAATAATTGGAAGATT
This window harbors:
- the LOC131033468 gene encoding laccase-17 translates to MAATLNGLLLPVLVFVLFLTHSASGKHSRLIRHYKFDIKLKNVTRLCHTKSLITVNGQFPGPAIVAREGDRVIIKVKNHISNNVSIHWHGIRQLRSGWADGPAYITQCPVQNGQSYKYKFTITGQRGTLWWHAHISWLRSSLYGPIIIYPKKNASYPFPKPHQEVPIIFGEWWNADTETVINQAMQNGGGPNVSDAYTINGMPGPLYNCSAKDTFKLKVIPGKTYLLRIINAALNDELFFSIANHTMTVVETDAVYVKPFQSNTILISPGQTTNVLLTTRSQPPTARFLMYARPYVTGSGTFDNSTVAGILEYAFPNSTAGKFPLIKPVLPALNDTSFATNFSKKMRSLTPPPVPQTVDRRFLFTIGLGLNPCTTGQTCQGPNGTMFGASINNISFVMPTTALLQAHFFGRSKGVYNRTFPDNPPFLFNFTGTPPNNTRTLFDTRVKTIPFNTRVELVLQDTSIVGPESHPLHLHGFNFFIVGQGVGNYNASSDPSKFNLVDPPERNTVGVPSGGWVALRFKADNPGVWFMHCHLEAHTSWGLKMAWVVLNGNGKSQSLPPPPKDLPSC